The genomic DNA CAATTCCAAGACGAATACATTCGTTTATCGCTTTAATTGAGTTTTCTGGATATTTTTTATGAGCAGCTCTATGTGAAGCAACTAACACATTTTTATTACCATAAAAATCTTCAAGAATACGTTCTACCTTTGTTGTTTGTGCTTGAAATACTAAGGTTGAAAAAAGCAGAAATAATACAACGAATTTATGCTCTGCTATGTTTTTAGTGTTTTTAATCATTTTTATATTTAAAATTTAAGACCATAGATAGTGGCTATTGCTTTATAAAATCTTTTTTAAACCTCATAAATTTTTGACTTTCGGGGTTGTTGACTATCTTTTTTTCACCATTCTTTGTCTTAATTATATGAAAGCTATCAAATAGAGTTCCTAATGCTGTATAAGAATTATACTTTAATGTATTATTTTCTATTGTTATTATTTGAAAAAGTTGAGTAAACTCTCCTCTCTTTACCATCCAGTCCTGATTCTGAGATTCGTACATTTTAGGTCCACTAACCGATACTGCATAAACAGTTCCAGCATCTTCAACAATTGTTTTACCCAAACCTTCGTTAGAAGCATAACCTCTAGCGTAGGTATGATCGTGACCTTGTAAAACTAAATCAACATTGTATTTATCTATTAAAGGTTTTAAGTTATCTCGTAGTTCTTTGTTATCACGCCCTTTCTTAGTAGAATAAACAGGGTAATGCATAGTAATGGTTATCCATTTTTTTTTGTTGTTAGATAAAATAGAGTCCAACCATTTAGTTTGTATTTTTCTAGACTCTTCACTATTAATAAAACTTTGTGCATCAATAGAAATCAATTTCATATTTTGATAATCTAAACTGTAACAAGTTTCTTTAAGTTCTTCTAATGGTGCATTTTCTGGTAAAGTAAATTGTGGTCTCCATAAAGCGGATAATTTTTTTCGATCTACACTTTTATCATATTCATGGTTTCCTGGAGTCATAATACTTGGTACTGTTGCATGTATAAAACTACCTGCATAAAACCATTCTCCCCATTCTCTATCAGACTCACTATGATTAATTAAATCTCCAGCATGTAACATAAAATCTACCTCTGGCATCATTTTGTATGATCTACGAATAACTCTAGACCACATAGATTTCACTTCATTTTGTGCATCTCCAAAATAGATAAAACTAAAAGGAATATCTTGATTAATAGGCGGTGTTTTAATTTGAAACCACTCACTCCAAGTATCCTTATTTTTGCCACCATCTCCTACACGATAGACATAAGTGGTTCCAGGCTCTAAATTTTTTACAATTACAGAATGATAAGAAGCTTTTACTAAAGGCTCATTATCTCTTGTATTTTCTATTTCTAATAATGCTGTTTTTGCGATAACACGTTTAATATTATGCTCTAGTAAAAAATCTGGGCCATGAGTTTCTTTAGCTACTTCTACATATGCAGTATCTATTTGTTGATTTGTTCTCCAGTTAACAGCAAAACTATGATTTGGGTCTTCTGTAAGATTTACTATAATTCTATCTGGTGCTTTAGATGGAAAAATTAATTTATGTGCATCTACATTAGACATTTCTGAATAATGCGAATGATTTTCTTCATCATGTACTACTTTTTTTTCTACTGATTTACATGCCGTTAAGCTTAAACCTAATAAAATAACAGATACTATTTTTTTCATAATTTACTTTCAGTTTAAAAGAAAAACAGGAGTATAATTACTCCTGTTTTATAGACGTAATTATTGTAAAAGCCACATTTGAGACCATTGATTGTTTACAGCTGGTTCTAACTTATTAATAGCATTTAACATATTTTCTTCATTATAAGAATCTGTATAAATAAACCTAATGGGAGTTTGTTTTCCTTTAGTACCAGATATAATATTACTATTAAGATCAGGGAATCCTGTTCTTCTAAAATCAAACCAAGACTCTGTTGTTAACCATAGAGCAATCCATTTTTGATGCATAATTGGTTCTAATTTATCTGAAGCATTGTCATAAATTAGTTTAGTATTGGCTAGATATTCAGTTTGCCTAAAAGAAATTAAAGCGTTACTAGCTTTATCATAAACAGCATTATTATCTCCGTCAGAAATCTGATATTGTTTAAACGACAATTCTATTCCTGCAGTGTAATATTGAAAAGCATCACCACTAATATAACCTCGAATACTTGCTTCAGCTAATAAAAATTTTACTTCTGTAGCAGTCATTAAAATAGACTTTACTAGTTCATTATTATTTTCTGAATACATATCTGTTAAATATGACGTGTGTGGGTTTGCAGCTGCATTTAAATAAACATTTCCATCTAAATTTGTAATGTCATTTTTGATGTCACTAATTGTTCCTCCTAAATTAAAATCGTTTGGAGCGCTTAATGCAATAGGCAAACCAACAAATAAATTGGTATTAATATCATTCTCTAAATTACTATCTGTATTAATGGCATTGATATCTATACTCACATATCGTTTAACTCTGTTGTTTTCTATAACTACCTGGTTTGTTTCTCCTTGTATAAGCTGAACATCTACAGGTTTTATCCACTTCGTTAAACGTGGATCCTTTAAACCTATTAAATTATTTACAATAGTTGCTGATGGTTTTCTACGATAAAACTCAGACCTATTACTCCAATTTAAGGCGCCACCAGACCAACTATTACTTTTATCTGTACCTAAGTAAGAAATAACGGCATTATCATTATTATCTTCTAAGATTGGAAACTCACTTTTATTGTTTACAATTGCTGATATTTCAGATGACACATCAATATCTGAGTCATTTTTTTCAGACAAACGCATATAAAACCTAAGACGTAAAGAATTCGCTAATTTCCTCCATTTTTGTCCATCTCCGCTATATAAGATATCACTATTAATAGCTTCTTTACAAACTCTGGTATTTTTTAAAAGTGTATTAGCATCTTTTAAATCTTTAAGAATACCAACAAAGACTTCTTTTTGAGTATCATAAGCAGGTTTAAAAAACTCATTTCCTCCTTTTTCTGCTTGTAGAGCTTTACTGTATGGAATATCTCCAAAAGCAGAGGTAAGAAAACCAAATTGATACGATTTTATAATTAACGCTACAGCTTGATAATAATTTTTTACCTCATCAGTTTTTTCAGTTTCTGCTCTTTTATAAATGTAATCACTGTCTTTTAGAGGTTGGTAATAGTTAGAAAAATCATTTGCTCCCCATTGATAATTATTTTCTTCATAACTTGTAAAATCTCTTTGTAGGTATTGATTTGCAGCAGATAATTCACCAGAATCATAAGCCAACCTTGTTGTTATTTTTGCTGCTTCAGAAATAACTCCTGTCAATACAAATTTAATATCTACTTCAGTATCTGGAAGTGTATTTGGACTAATATTAATATCGTCTAAAGATTCACTACATGATGTTGCTATAAGCAATAACATTAATAGTATTATATTGATTATATTATTTTTCATTTTGTTTTGTGTTTATGAATTAAAAACTAACGTTTAATTTGAATCCCATTGGTACTGTCCATGGGGTAAGACTCCATTTTTCAAAACCTTGATTACCGTCGTTATAAGCTGTTTCTGGATCTATGCCAATATTGGCTTTTGTCCATAACATAATGTTCTTTGCGTATACAGATAGAGAAATACTCTGTGCGGAAATACTTTGAGCGACGTTGTCTGAAAATTTATAAGCAAGAGTAATGTCCCTTAATTTTATAAAAGAAGCATCGTACATAAAAGTATCTCCAGTTCTCCAAAAACTACCACTAGACTCAACAACTCTGTATGCATCAAATAATTTAGTATTTGGGCCTCCAAAATTTTCTGTATAAGTGCCATCACCATTATCTATTACCCCAGGGAAGAAAGCACCATTGTTGTTTCCGTTATGTTCAAAACCACCTAAATCTTTATTTCTACCACCAACCCATACATTATTATCTCTATAGGCAGGGTTTGATTTTATTTCATTAGCAAGTGCAACTCTGTCTCCTCCGAAAGAATTAGCATTTAATACCCCCGAAAATGTACTTGTACTAATTCCGTTTTTCCAACTTTCTATTTTACCAGAGCGTGCCATTCTTTTCATAGATTCTGAGAAAAAATTTCCACCTTGTCTCCAATCTAAACTAGCAGATATAGTAAAGTTTTTATACGTAATAGAATTATTTATTCCAACAGTAAAATCATTATTAAAGTTCCCTACTTTTGGTTGATTTTCTTGAGCTCTATCTACTTCCCACCTACCATTTGAGTCTAATAAGTTCCATCCTTTGTATTCGCCTTCTTCTACCTTTTTAACATAGGGTGCATATAAATCTCCAATAATACCTCCCACTTTTGTGAAAGCTCCCATATCTCTACCTCCTCCAAAAGAAACTCTATCAATCCCGTCCACCAATGCTACCAATTTACTTTGTTGTTTGGTGAAATTAAAATCCATGTTCCATTTTAAATCTTCTGTTTTAATAGGAACAATATTTAAACCTAGCTCTATACCATAATTTTCTACATTACCTGCATTAATAGTAGTACTTGTATAACCTGTTAAAGGAGACACAGCAACATTTAAAATTTGATTCTTATTTTGGGTTTTATAATAAGTCGCATCAAACCCTAAACGACCATTAAATAATTTAATATCAGTACCAACTTCGTAAGAGGTAGCTATTTCTGGCTTTAAATTGGTATTTGGCATACTGCTTGGTAGAGAATATGTAAAATTATCTCCCCAGTAACCTTGAGACAAAGTTGGGTTAATTAAGTATGGTGAGGTATCTTTACCTACTTGAGCCCAACTA from Polaribacter sp. ALD11 includes the following:
- a CDS encoding metallophosphoesterase family protein, with product MKKIVSVILLGLSLTACKSVEKKVVHDEENHSHYSEMSNVDAHKLIFPSKAPDRIIVNLTEDPNHSFAVNWRTNQQIDTAYVEVAKETHGPDFLLEHNIKRVIAKTALLEIENTRDNEPLVKASYHSVIVKNLEPGTTYVYRVGDGGKNKDTWSEWFQIKTPPINQDIPFSFIYFGDAQNEVKSMWSRVIRRSYKMMPEVDFMLHAGDLINHSESDREWGEWFYAGSFIHATVPSIMTPGNHEYDKSVDRKKLSALWRPQFTLPENAPLEELKETCYSLDYQNMKLISIDAQSFINSEESRKIQTKWLDSILSNNKKKWITITMHYPVYSTKKGRDNKELRDNLKPLIDKYNVDLVLQGHDHTYARGYASNEGLGKTIVEDAGTVYAVSVSGPKMYESQNQDWMVKRGEFTQLFQIITIENNTLKYNSYTALGTLFDSFHIIKTKNGEKKIVNNPESQKFMRFKKDFIKQ
- a CDS encoding SusD/RagB family nutrient-binding outer membrane lipoprotein; its protein translation is MKNNIINIILLMLLLIATSCSESLDDINISPNTLPDTEVDIKFVLTGVISEAAKITTRLAYDSGELSAANQYLQRDFTSYEENNYQWGANDFSNYYQPLKDSDYIYKRAETEKTDEVKNYYQAVALIIKSYQFGFLTSAFGDIPYSKALQAEKGGNEFFKPAYDTQKEVFVGILKDLKDANTLLKNTRVCKEAINSDILYSGDGQKWRKLANSLRLRFYMRLSEKNDSDIDVSSEISAIVNNKSEFPILEDNNDNAVISYLGTDKSNSWSGGALNWSNRSEFYRRKPSATIVNNLIGLKDPRLTKWIKPVDVQLIQGETNQVVIENNRVKRYVSIDINAINTDSNLENDINTNLFVGLPIALSAPNDFNLGGTISDIKNDITNLDGNVYLNAAANPHTSYLTDMYSENNNELVKSILMTATEVKFLLAEASIRGYISGDAFQYYTAGIELSFKQYQISDGDNNAVYDKASNALISFRQTEYLANTKLIYDNASDKLEPIMHQKWIALWLTTESWFDFRRTGFPDLNSNIISGTKGKQTPIRFIYTDSYNEENMLNAINKLEPAVNNQWSQMWLLQ